In Oligoflexus sp., a genomic segment contains:
- the secA gene encoding preprotein translocase subunit SecA translates to MLSLARKVFGTKNDREVKRYQGIVQQINALEPSMKALSDDALRAKTQEFKDRLGKGETLDALAPEAFAVVREAAFRVLNMRHFDVQLVGGLALHEGRISEMKTGEGKTLTATAPVYLNALAGKGVHVVTVNDYLASRDSAQMGKLYDFLGLTTGLIVHGLTDQQRRDAYFADVTYGTNNEFGFDYLRDNMKTELSRFVQREHNFCIVDEVDSILIDEARTPLIISGPSETNTGLYVKVNATIPGLQKDSDYIVDEKSRSISLTEDGISKLEKRLNVDNLYDPHNIEYLHHVQQALKAHVIFKKDVDYVVRDNKVVIVDEFTGRLMPGRRYSDGLHGALEAKEHLQVENETQVLATITFQNFFRLYKKLSGMTGTADTEAVEFKKIYNLDVVVIPTNRTLIRKDEQDEVYRTAREKFELIADEIATAQKRGQPVLVGTVSVEKSELLSSLLRKRNIPHEILNAKNHSREATIIANAGQRGNVTISTNMAGRGTDIVLGEGVRELGGLYVIGTERHESRRIDNQLRGRSGRQGDPGRTKFYLSLEDDLMRIFASDRLSAIMGRLGMKEGEAIVSPMVTRAIEKAQRRVEEQNFSSRKHVLEYDDVMNQQRQVVYARRRKILEGAIDTAFMSDAVRSVAEGILSKYSPETSAAKEWDMAAVAKELQTEFHIDFDVAKLNAGETSVTGLIEPIHDQVMAAYNSKREKVGDELMKRIEAYVYLQIIDQSWKEHLRSMETLQDSVRLRGYGQRDPLQEYKKEAFKMFESLMVRIEDETVLALIRMPPPEIQYEDAPQVAEPDESQLNFVHPDAHAATANAQGNTGELGDGDGMIYHGSRDTSAARSAETVRRDQEKIGRNDPCPCGSGQKYKKCHGRLSGETGV, encoded by the coding sequence ATGTTAAGTCTGGCTCGTAAGGTCTTCGGTACGAAAAACGATCGGGAAGTGAAGCGATACCAGGGTATCGTGCAACAGATCAACGCGCTTGAACCTTCCATGAAGGCCTTGAGTGATGACGCCTTGCGCGCCAAGACACAGGAATTCAAGGATCGCCTCGGCAAGGGAGAAACCCTCGATGCCCTGGCGCCTGAGGCTTTCGCTGTGGTGCGTGAAGCGGCGTTCCGGGTCCTGAACATGCGGCACTTCGATGTGCAGCTGGTCGGTGGCCTCGCTTTGCATGAAGGCCGCATCTCGGAGATGAAGACTGGTGAAGGTAAAACGCTGACAGCGACGGCGCCGGTTTATTTGAACGCGCTCGCCGGCAAAGGCGTTCACGTCGTGACAGTCAACGACTACCTCGCCTCCCGCGACTCCGCGCAAATGGGCAAGCTTTACGACTTCCTCGGCCTGACCACCGGTTTGATCGTGCATGGTCTGACCGATCAGCAGCGCCGCGACGCTTATTTCGCGGACGTGACCTACGGTACCAACAATGAATTCGGCTTCGATTACCTGCGCGATAACATGAAGACCGAACTCTCCCGCTTCGTGCAGCGCGAGCATAACTTCTGTATCGTCGATGAAGTCGACTCCATCCTGATCGACGAAGCCCGGACGCCGCTGATCATCTCCGGCCCTTCGGAGACCAATACCGGCCTTTACGTGAAGGTGAATGCCACGATTCCTGGTCTGCAGAAGGACAGCGATTACATCGTCGACGAGAAATCGCGGTCGATCTCGCTGACGGAAGACGGCATCAGCAAGCTGGAAAAACGCCTGAACGTCGATAACCTCTACGATCCGCACAACATCGAATATCTGCACCATGTGCAGCAGGCTTTGAAAGCGCACGTTATCTTCAAAAAAGACGTCGATTACGTGGTGCGCGACAACAAGGTCGTGATCGTCGACGAATTCACAGGTCGTCTGATGCCCGGCCGGCGCTATAGCGACGGTCTGCACGGTGCGCTGGAAGCCAAGGAACACCTTCAGGTCGAAAACGAGACCCAGGTCCTGGCCACCATCACCTTCCAGAACTTCTTCCGCCTCTATAAAAAACTCTCGGGCATGACCGGTACTGCGGATACGGAAGCGGTCGAATTCAAAAAGATCTATAACCTCGACGTAGTCGTGATCCCGACCAACCGCACGCTGATTCGTAAGGATGAGCAGGACGAGGTTTATCGGACTGCGCGTGAGAAGTTCGAGTTGATCGCCGATGAGATCGCGACCGCTCAGAAACGCGGCCAGCCCGTTCTCGTCGGTACGGTTTCCGTCGAGAAGTCCGAGCTTTTGTCGAGTCTTTTGCGCAAACGCAATATTCCGCATGAAATCCTGAACGCCAAGAACCACAGCCGTGAAGCGACGATCATCGCCAACGCGGGTCAACGCGGGAACGTTACGATTTCCACGAACATGGCCGGCCGCGGTACGGATATCGTGCTCGGCGAGGGTGTGCGGGAACTCGGTGGCCTTTATGTGATCGGTACCGAACGCCACGAATCGCGGCGTATTGATAACCAGCTCCGCGGTCGTTCCGGTCGTCAGGGTGACCCCGGCCGTACGAAGTTCTATCTTTCGCTGGAAGATGATCTGATGCGGATCTTCGCATCGGACCGACTCTCGGCTATCATGGGCCGCCTCGGCATGAAAGAAGGCGAAGCCATCGTTTCGCCTATGGTGACCCGGGCCATCGAGAAAGCCCAGCGCCGCGTGGAAGAGCAGAACTTCTCGTCGCGTAAGCACGTTCTGGAATATGACGACGTCATGAACCAGCAGCGTCAGGTGGTTTACGCGCGTCGCCGGAAGATTCTGGAAGGCGCGATCGATACGGCCTTCATGAGCGATGCGGTCCGCAGCGTCGCCGAAGGCATTCTGAGCAAGTATTCGCCGGAAACATCGGCAGCCAAAGAATGGGATATGGCCGCGGTGGCCAAGGAACTGCAGACTGAATTCCACATTGATTTCGATGTGGCGAAGCTGAATGCCGGGGAAACCTCGGTCACTGGCCTGATCGAACCCATCCATGATCAGGTGATGGCGGCTTATAACAGCAAGCGCGAGAAGGTCGGCGATGAGCTGATGAAACGCATCGAAGCTTACGTTTACCTGCAAATCATTGATCAGAGCTGGAAAGAGCATCTGCGTTCGATGGAAACCCTGCAGGATTCCGTGCGCCTCCGCGGTTACGGTCAACGCGATCCTTTGCAGGAGTATAAAAAAGAGGCCTTCAAGATGTTTGAAAGCCTTATGGTTCGGATCGAAGACGAGACCGTGCTGGCCCTGATCCGCATGCCGCCTCCTGAAATCCAATATGAAGACGCGCCCCAGGTTGCCGAGCCTGATGAATCCCAGCTGAACTTCGTGCATCCTGATGCCCACGCTGCGACTGCCAATGCCCAGGGCAATACCGGGGAGTTGGGTGATGGCGACGGCATGATTTATCACGGCAGTCGTGATACAAGCGCAGCTCGCAGTGCGGAAACTGTGCGCCGCGACCAGGAAAAAATCGGCCGCAACGACCCTTGCCCCTGTGGTTCGGGTCAGAAGTACAAAAAGTGTCACGGTCGTTTGAGCGGCGAAACTGGAGTATAA
- a CDS encoding M23 family metallopeptidase, whose translation MALRKITIVFIPENARQSKQIKIPRALVRAFYAGSFLGSMLLGYLIYDYTQLRGLRESYQKIAAENQGLRGEAQLLLSNLEEVKRSLQRVQDYSEKLGELTQLKVKRFSTRTGIGPLTPQEYHHVRQESVIDPQDSQHLPLGIDLDRLMFRTAFEKMKTIGSNANQNALRLQKLLSTLSQQRSLLASVPSVTPVDGWITSGFGSRTSPFTGDRDVHMGLDIAAPIGTPIYAPADGVVIFSGVKDGFGNFIMIAHGFGVVSRYGHNAENLVQPGQKISRGEQIATVGMSGRTTGPHCHYEVILNGNAVDPRKFILNLN comes from the coding sequence ATGGCTCTTCGTAAAATCACCATCGTCTTCATCCCCGAGAATGCGCGGCAATCCAAGCAAATCAAAATCCCGCGGGCCTTGGTGCGAGCCTTCTACGCCGGATCTTTCCTGGGCTCCATGCTGCTCGGTTATCTGATCTATGACTATACCCAGCTGCGCGGCCTGCGCGAATCCTATCAAAAGATCGCTGCCGAAAATCAGGGCCTTCGTGGCGAAGCGCAGCTTCTTCTGAGCAACCTCGAAGAAGTGAAGCGCTCTTTGCAACGTGTTCAGGATTACAGCGAAAAACTCGGTGAATTGACACAACTCAAAGTCAAACGCTTCAGCACGCGGACCGGCATTGGTCCCCTGACGCCTCAGGAATATCATCATGTCCGTCAGGAATCGGTGATTGATCCCCAGGATTCGCAGCATCTGCCGCTCGGCATCGACCTCGATCGCCTGATGTTCCGCACTGCTTTTGAGAAAATGAAAACTATCGGCAGCAATGCCAATCAGAATGCGCTCCGTCTGCAGAAGCTGCTCTCGACTCTGAGCCAGCAGCGTTCGCTTCTGGCCTCGGTGCCCTCCGTCACCCCGGTGGATGGGTGGATCACCTCAGGATTCGGGTCTCGCACCTCGCCTTTTACAGGCGATCGTGATGTGCACATGGGCCTCGACATTGCCGCACCTATTGGCACCCCGATCTATGCGCCCGCCGATGGCGTGGTGATTTTCTCGGGCGTGAAGGATGGCTTTGGAAATTTCATCATGATCGCGCATGGCTTCGGTGTAGTATCCCGCTACGGTCATAACGCCGAGAATCTCGTGCAGCCGGGACAGAAGATCAGTCGTGGCGAGCAGATAGCTACGGTGGGTATGTCAGGCCGCACAACAGGTCCCCATTGCCACTACGAAGTAATTTTAAACGGCAACGCCGTTGACCCGCGCAAATTTATCCTTAACTTGAACTAA
- a CDS encoding Stp1/IreP family PP2C-type Ser/Thr phosphatase, which translates to MQRKVHAVGRTDIGRVRSTNQDSMLVENESGLFVVADGMGGHAGGEIASRICIEQVKSEVATRIDPELAKNVKSHPDPALLNALANSINYASARIYEHSLEDPSLRGMGTTATVVKIVDDYAYCAHVGDSRFYLVRSGFIYQLTFDHSLVNEQVRAGILTPEEAEVHHLKNVITRSVGYQEEEDVDTLCVHLEKGDLLVLCSDGLHGKINDAELSQIANKRGTAAVAELVDLANDRGGEDNITLIMAEVR; encoded by the coding sequence ATGCAACGCAAGGTGCATGCCGTCGGACGCACCGACATCGGGCGCGTACGATCAACAAATCAGGACTCGATGCTCGTGGAAAACGAGTCGGGACTCTTTGTTGTCGCGGACGGCATGGGTGGTCATGCTGGTGGTGAGATTGCAAGCCGCATCTGCATCGAGCAGGTGAAGAGCGAAGTCGCCACGCGTATAGATCCGGAACTTGCCAAAAACGTGAAAAGCCATCCCGATCCCGCTCTCCTCAATGCCTTGGCCAACTCCATCAACTACGCATCCGCACGCATCTATGAACATTCGCTCGAAGATCCCAGCCTCCGGGGCATGGGAACGACGGCGACCGTGGTTAAAATAGTGGATGACTACGCGTACTGCGCGCATGTCGGCGACAGCCGTTTCTATCTCGTCCGCAGCGGCTTCATCTATCAGCTGACCTTTGATCACTCGCTGGTCAACGAACAGGTCCGCGCCGGTATCCTGACCCCGGAGGAAGCGGAAGTCCATCATCTGAAGAACGTGATCACGCGCAGCGTCGGCTACCAGGAAGAAGAGGATGTCGACACGCTCTGCGTTCACCTGGAGAAAGGTGATCTGCTCGTCCTTTGCAGCGACGGTCTTCACGGGAAGATCAATGACGCGGAGCTGTCTCAGATCGCCAACAAGCGCGGGACGGCGGCGGTGGCGGAACTCGTGGACCTTGCCAATGATCGCGGTGGAGAGGATAATATTACTTTGATCATGGCAGAAGTTCGCTGA